One stretch of Pomacea canaliculata isolate SZHN2017 linkage group LG1, ASM307304v1, whole genome shotgun sequence DNA includes these proteins:
- the LOC112555877 gene encoding cadherin-99C-like codes for MLLGVLLAVICFWRVTGAQGGTCNGNFIQPIYSIKETDTPGTEILRFSALSNESWSMVIRYGASLDQVRGMLDSYLRMDSLANNTYMLVVNRTLDLEEFPNITLTVLTVILSCDALGKPREDFDVYLFINPVNEYAPEFIDGPYVFNISESQAAGSVLIDLLPHARDRDINLNTDEINGFAVVSYQRNPRNDGAVYFNMTDGHKGQIILGKVLDFEQLQAMNSTTLWLNVTVMDVSRKSSWTTIQVNVLDDDDLGPEFYHAGCPVLPLKELICTFGYHVSIPINFTGNVLSMSPAAIFAHDRDSLNYSIQFGLEDAPVGSGDALNVSSHLELDPVTAEMKVIEPFTETGKFSVNIVATEQSAHNYSVQTTLDIEVFVPLTTRLTSGTTSPPIGSGSGSGSGSGSGSGSGDNGKNDTDKVVVIGLAVIGALALALVVAVFAVFWVMRKRLPVAGAEPDKPSVPGPSGSEDVKGQDGQTSDNASLLTSLPSGRGNKLPPLTTGVQSVGDPDVFDGTRVYENIISPEFFTTPGKTKVSLLPTEYVNSGEKIEVHNP; via the exons ATGTTGTTGGGCGTTCTTCTGGCTGTCATCTGCTTCTGGAGAGTAACTG GTGCCCAGGGAGGGACTTGTAATGGCAACTTCATCCAACCCATATATTCCATCAAAGAGACGGATACTCCAG GGACAGAGATCCTGAGATTTTCTGCTCTGTCCAACGAGAGCTGGTCCATGGTCATCCGGTACGGAGCTTCCCTTGACCAAGTGAGAGGAATGCTGGATTCCTACCTTCGCATGGACAGCCTCGCCAACAATACCTATATGTTGGTGGTGAACAGAACCTTGGACCTTGAGGAGTTTCCG aacATAACCTTGACGGTACTGACTGTCATCTTGAGCTGTGATGCTTTGGGCAAACCAAGAGAG GATTTCGATGTATACCTCTTCATAAATCCTGTCAATGAATATGCTCCAGAGTTTATCGACGGTCCTTATGTTTTTAACATCAGCGAG AGTCAAGCGGCGGGGTCTGTTCTAATCGACCTTTTACCCCATGCACGTGACCGTGACATCAACTTAAACACAGACGAGATCAATGGCTTCGCCGTCGTTTCCTACCAAAGAAACCCGAGA AATGATGGAGCGGTTTACTTCAATATGACAGACGGACACAAAGGCCAGATAATCCTTGGTAAGGTCCTGGACTTTGAGCAGCTGCAGGCCATGAACTCTACAACCCTGTGGTTAAACGTCACCGTCATG GACGTTTCCCGAAAGTCCTCCTGGACAACGATACAAGTCAACGTGCTGGATGACGACGACCTTGGGCCTGAGTTTTACCATGCGGGGTGTCCGGTGCTTCCCCTCAAGGAACTAATTTGTACCTTCGGGTACCATGTCAGCATACCCATAAACTTTACG GGCAACGTCCTAAGCATGAGTCCAGCAGCCATCTTCGCCCATGATCGTGACTCTCTCAACTACTCCATCCAATTCGGACTAGAAGATGCTCCCGTTGGTTCTGGAG ATGCCCTAAATGTTTCGTCTCACCTCGAGCTCGACCCCGTTACAGCAGAGATGAAGGTCATCGAACCTTTTACAGAGACCGGCAAGTTCTCTGTTAACATCGTC GCAACAGAGCAGTCAGCACACAACTACTCCGTCCAAACCACTTTAGACATCGAAGTCTTCGTGCCGCTTACAACACGACTCACCTCAGGCACCACCTCACCACCAATAGGCTCAGGCTCAGGCTCAGGCTCAGGCTCAGGTTCGGGTTCGGGTTCAGGTGATAACGGGAAGAACGACACCGATAAGGTGGTGGTGATCGGTCTCGCCGTCATCGGTGCTCTGGCTTTGGCGCTGGTCGTCGCCGTCTTTGCCGTCTTCTGGGTGATGCGCAAACGTCTGCCAGTGGCCGGCGCCGAACCTGACAAGCCGAGTGTTCCTGGACCGTCCGGATCCGAGGATGTGAAAGGTCAAGACGGCCAGACCTCCGACAATGCATCTCtcctgacgtcacttccgtctgGGAGGGGAAACAAGCTGCCACCGCTGACCACGGGAGTGCAAAGTGTTGGTGACCCGGATGTCTTTGATGGAACTCGTGTATACGAGAACATCATAAGTCCGGAATTTTTCACAACCCCAGGAAAAACCAAAGTTTCGCTTTTGCCCACGGAATATGTCAACAGTGGAGAAAAGATCGAAGTTCATAATCCCTAA